CTTGGGGTAGGGCAGACGAAGTATAGCATTGTGCCTGACGAAAGGGAGGCTATTTCGGATAAGCTCAGGGAGTGGGCTGATGAGGGCCTGGATCTTATTCTCACCACCGGGGGGACCGGATTAGCGCCCAGGGATGTGACTCCGGAAGCTACGCTTGACATACTGGACAGGGTTGCCCCTGGTTTTACCGAGGCAATGCGGGCACAGGGCCTCAAGTTAACCCCTCGGGCCATGCTGAGCCGGGCTGTAGCTGGTATTCGCAAGAAAACCCTGATTATCAATTTGCCCGGCAGTCCTAAAGCGGTAAAGGAATGTCTTGAAGCAATATTGCCTGCCCTCCCTCATGCCGTAGAGACCGTTAGGGGGCAAGCGGCCGAGTGTGCCCAGAGGTAGGCGGACGGGACAGCATGCGCATTGAAATAGTCAGCCTGTTTCCAAAGATGTTTGATGGCCCTTTTGGCGAGAGCATTGTGAAGAGGGCGGTTGATCATGGCTTGGTGAGCATAGCTATTCACAATTTCCGGGATTATGCGCACGATAGACATCACACAGTAGATGATTGTCCCTATGGTGGTGGTGGAGGAATGGTACTGAAGCCCGAACCTCTTTTTGAGGCCGTGGAGTCGATTAAGGGAATGATAAATGATAGCTCTGTTCCGGTAATCCTGCTTACACCACAGGGGCGGCTCTTCTGCCATCAGATTGCGCAGGAGTTGTCAAAGCAAAGAAACCTGATTCTCATTTGCGGTCATTACGAGGGGGTAGATGAGAGGGTGAGGCAGTATCTGGTTACGGATGAGATCAGTATTGGGGAATATGTGATCACTGGTGGGGAACTGGCGGCTATGGTGGTGGTAGATGCTGTAGTCAGGTTGCTGCCTGGCGCACTGGGGTCGGAACAAGCGGCAGGGGATGATTCTTATGCCAGGGGTTTTCTGGAATATCCGCAGTATACCCGGCCGCGTGTATATAGGGGATGGGAAATACCGCCGGTGTTGCTTTCAGGAGATCATCAGGAGATTGCCAGATGGCGATGCGAGCAGGCTATCGAACGCACATTGCTGCGTCGTCCTGACCTCTTCAGAAAGGCTGTTTTGTCTGAAGAGGAGAAGAAGCTGGCAGACAGAATAAAGGCGAGAAGGGGGTTCAATTGACCAAGAATATTAGCTGGCTAGTCGAGACTAAACCCAATCCGAATATTCCTCCGATTCACCCTGGTGACAGAGTGAAGGTGAGTGTGAAGGCCAAAGAGGGCGAGAAAGAGCGCACTCAGGTCTTCCAGGGGGTGGTCATTCGGGTGCGGAAGGGTGCCAATAGTGCCAACTTCACAGTGAGGCACATGGCTCAAGGTATAGGGGTGGAGCGAACCTTTTTCCTGAATTCACCCTATGTGGAGAAGGTAGAAGTGATACAGGAGGGGGACGTGCGTCGGGCGAGGCTCTATTACCTGCGTGGTCTTAGCAGCAAGGCCACTCGCGCCAAGTTGAAGTCCAAGGCCAAAGTAGCGCCGGAGCTGCAAGTGGAGCCGCAAGAGGAACAAGAGCTTATTGTGGAACAACAGCTGGAAGGGCAGCCAGAACCGAAGGAATAATACAAGAATGGGAAGGGAGACATGGGCTATGCCGAAGTTGCCGTTAACTCGCCGATAGCTCAGCGTCGAACCTTCAGTTACAGCATCCCGCCCTCTGTCAATCTCGCTGTCGGACAAGCGCTTTGGGTCCCCTTCGGTTCCAGGGTGCTTCAAGGTATCGTCTTACAACTGACCAACTACCCTGGAGTTGAGGAAACGAGAGAGGTAGTTGGTGTTATAGATCCCCACCCCCTCCTCTCACCCGTTCAGATTGAACTGGCTCGCTGGATAAGCGAGTATTATCTAGCCCCTCTTTTCGATGCTGTTGCCTTGATGCTTCCACCGGGGTTTGAGCGGAGGCTGGTCACCTACTTCCATTTATCTCCCGAGTATTCTTCGGTGGCTTCTGCTTCACTTACCCCTGAAGAAAGTCAACTGCTGAACCTCCTGGAGGGAGGGGGAAGGATAGCTCTGGGAGTGTTGGAGAGGGCTCTGGGTAAGAAGAAGGCCAAGTTGGCCCTGGGGCAGCTCCTCAGCAAGGGATTGGTGACCAGGAGCCAGGAGATGGAAGGGGTGAGGGTAAAGCCCAGGGTTCTACCTTATTTACACCTGGGAGTTGATGTTGAGGCAGCAAGACAGGAGGCGAGGCGCCTGGTTGCCAGAGCTCCGAAGCAAGCGGCACTGCTCGAGTTCCTCGCAAGCAGACGGAATTCCGTTTCTCTCGAAGAAGTCAGGAAAGCGGCTCATTTTACCCCTGCCGTAGCCAGGGCATTGCAGGGCAAAGGGTTGATTTCCATAGAGCGTGTCCAGGTGTGGCGTGATCCCCTTTTGGATCGCAGCTTCTCTCCCAGTGCTCCCCCACCCCTTACTGCGGCACAGGAAGCAGCTTTAGATCAGATTCGTATCAGCTTGAAGCAGCCAGTGGTGGGCAGCCCGGCGGTGTTTCTTCTTCATGGGGTCACCGGCAGCGGCAAAACAGAGGTCTATATGCAAGCTCTGGCAGAAGCCGTGACTCTGGGCAAGCGCGCTATTGTCCTGGTGCCGGAGATATCGCTTACGCCGCAGACGATCGAGCGTTTTGCCTCTCGCTTCCCCCATCGAGTGGCTGTTCTCCATAGCAAACTGTCTCTGGGGGAGCAATTTGATGAGTGGCAAAGGATAAGGGAAGGAGCTTTCGATGTAGTCATCGGTCCTCGCGGGGCGATCTTTGCCCCTCAGCCGGATCTGGGGCTCATTATTATCGATGAGGAACATGAGTGGAATTACAAGCAGCAGGAGCAATCGCCCCGCTACCATGCCCGGGAAGTGGCTCTCAAGCTGGCGGAACTCAGTGGCGCGGTGACCATCCTTGGCAGTGCTACGCCCGATGTCGAAACTTACTATCGCGCTCAGACAGGCAGATACAGATTGCTGCGACTCCCTCAGCGGATCACCTTGAGGGGGGAGTCACCCCTCCCTGAGGTGAAGCTGGTGGATATGCGTGAGGAGCTTAAGGCAGGAAACCGGAGCATCTTCAGTCGATTGTTGAGTAGGGCCGTAGCCGAGACTTTGTCTGCCCAAGAGCAGGTTATCCTCTTCCTCAATCGGCGGGGCACTGCCACTTTTGTCCAGTGCCGGAATTGTGGTTTTGTACTGAGGTGCCATCGCTGCGACTTAGCGCTGACGTATCATGCTGAGGAGGAGACACTGGTCTGTCACCAGTGCAACTACAGAAAGCCGGTTCCCACGGTCTGCCCCGAGTGCTCAAGCAGGCGGATCAGATTCCTGGGTATAGGAACCCAGAGGGTGGCAGAGGAGATAGCCCAAGCCTTCCCTGAAGCGAGGTTACTACGCTGGGACCGTGACGCCACCGGAGGGAAAGACGCACACGAGAGGATCCTGAACAAGTTCCTCTCTCATCAGGCGGACATCCTTATCGGGACGCAGATGATTGCCAAGGGGCTGGACCTGCCCCTGGTAACCCTGGTGGGGGTAATCTCGGCTGACACGGCGCTTCATTTTCCTGATATTCGCTCCTGTGAGCGCACCTTCCAACTCCTGAGCCAGGTGGCGGGGAGGGCCGGACGCGGTTCCAGTCCGGGGCGGGCTGTGGTGCAGACATATACTCCGGAGCACTATGCCATTACCAGTGGCGCAAGGCAAGATTATGCCTCCTTCTACCGTCAGGAGATCGGCTATCGGCGGCAGTATAAGAATCCTCCTTTCAGCCGGTTGGTTTCTCTTGTTCATACGCATACTAATGCTGAGATGTGCCGTCACGGGGCGGAGAGAATGCATCAGCGACTAATGGCAAAGAGGAACTCTGAGGGTATAGATGTAAACCTGATCGGTCCTTCCCCAATGTTCTTCGGGAGGATACGAGGGCGATACCGGTGGCAGATCATATTGCGGGGCGCTGATCCCACCCGTCTCCTGGCCGGCCTGCCTTTGCCGCGAGGCTGGGTAGTGGACGTCGATCCGATTGGCCTGTTATGATGACCTCTTGTGTCCTGTGCGAAGGCAAGTGATTGACAAAGGAGGGCGACGATGTTTTGCAGGAACTGCGGGAAAGAGATAACAGATAATACGGCATTCTGCCCCAATTGCGGTACAAGGCTGGCGGCAGAGTCGATGGAAGGCATATCACCGAAATCGAGGTTGGCTGCTACTCTGTTTGCCTGGTTCCTGGGGCAATTCGGGGCACATCGGTTCTATACGGGCAAGATTGGCACGGCAGTCGTAATGCTTGTTATGGGTATCGTGGGGTGGGCCACCATATGGATCTTTGGCCTGGGATTGATTCTTCTTATACCTGTGTGGATCTGGGCGCTGGTCGACTTCATCTATGCGGTATCAGGATATGCCAAGGATGCTGAAGGTAGGATCATTAAGCACTGGTAGGATCAGCCAGGTCTTGCCAGAAGCCATCTCTCGGATGTCATTCTAGCCAGTCCGTAGATTTGCGGGTTCGATCGCACAAACCTATAATTCTTCTTGTGAGACTATACATTTCCAGGAGGCTTCAGGATGGCGGTTTTGCCACTCCGTTTTGCTCCTGACCCAGTGTTGCGACGGAAAGCCAAGCGAGTAAGCAACCTCGATGGGTCGGTACAGAAACTGATTGACGATATGCTGGAGACTATGCCGGCCGCCTGTGGTGTGGGATTGGCTGCTCCACAGGTTGGCATTTCTCTGCGAATAGCTGTGATCGGACTCCCTGATGAGGAGCCCATCGTGCTGGTTAATCCGGAGATCGTCAGGAGGTCAGGGGAGCGCGTTTTAGAGGAAGGCTGCCTCAGCGTACCGGGATACAGAGGGGAGATTAAACGCTCGGTTTCAGTGATAGTCAAGGCACGCGATCGCAGTGGGAAAGAGACTCGCATAAAGGGTACAGAGCTCATGGCCCAGGTTCTGGAACATGAATTGGACCACCTCAATGGGGTGCTGTATATAGACCACCTGAAGAGTACGGATGAGCTGTATAAAATTGAGCCTGAAGAAGAGCAAGGCTTATGACCAGGGTTTCTTTGGGGAGGGATGTCCCTTCGATACTGGCGGGGGCAGCGGATCTTCTTGTTCGAGAGGGCATCGATTCTTATCTCGTTGGCGGATACATTCGTGACACGTTGCTCGGTCGGGCTACCAGTGACATTGATATAGCCGTGGCAGGGGCGGCTCCACAAGTGGCACAGAAGCTGGCGGAGGCGCTTCATGGCAGGTATGTGCTTTTAGATGAGGCCAACGGGATAGCCAGGGTAGTAGTGACTGTCGGTGACGCAGCCGGAGAGGCTCAGTGGCATCTTGACATCTCAACTATTCGAGGAAGCATTGAGGCAGACCTTTCCCGCCGCGACTTCACCATCGATGCTATGGCGATTGATTTGAGGGAAGCGGGAGAGGGCAGCTCTGCTTCCTTGATTGACCCCTTCCAGGGGAAGCGAGACCTGGAGAAGAGGTTAATCAGAGCAGTGGGTGATACTGCCTTTGAAAATGACCCGGCCCGCCTGATAAGGGCGGTGAGGCTGGCAGCGGGATATGGTTTTACGATAGAGGGGGAGACCGAAGTCCTGCTCAGCAAACAGAGCCAGCTTATCCGCCAGGTGGCTGGTGAGAGGGTGAGAGAGGAACTCTGCCGAATACTCGCCAGCCGGAATGCGGCCCGTTTTCTATTCTATCTGGACCGCCTGGGATTGCTGACTGCCATTGTCCCTGAGCTGGCCGC
This sequence is a window from Chloroflexota bacterium. Protein-coding genes within it:
- the def gene encoding peptide deformylase — protein: MAVLPLRFAPDPVLRRKAKRVSNLDGSVQKLIDDMLETMPAACGVGLAAPQVGISLRIAVIGLPDEEPIVLVNPEIVRRSGERVLEEGCLSVPGYRGEIKRSVSVIVKARDRSGKETRIKGTELMAQVLEHELDHLNGVLYIDHLKSTDELYKIEPEEEQGL
- the mog gene encoding molybdopterin adenylyltransferase, with the translated sequence MFTAGVLTVSDKGSRGERVDESGKVIQECLASLGVGQTKYSIVPDEREAISDKLREWADEGLDLILTTGGTGLAPRDVTPEATLDILDRVAPGFTEAMRAQGLKLTPRAMLSRAVAGIRKKTLIINLPGSPKAVKECLEAILPALPHAVETVRGQAAECAQR
- the trmD gene encoding tRNA (guanosine(37)-N1)-methyltransferase TrmD — encoded protein: MRIEIVSLFPKMFDGPFGESIVKRAVDHGLVSIAIHNFRDYAHDRHHTVDDCPYGGGGGMVLKPEPLFEAVESIKGMINDSSVPVILLTPQGRLFCHQIAQELSKQRNLILICGHYEGVDERVRQYLVTDEISIGEYVITGGELAAMVVVDAVVRLLPGALGSEQAAGDDSYARGFLEYPQYTRPRVYRGWEIPPVLLSGDHQEIARWRCEQAIERTLLRRPDLFRKAVLSEEEKKLADRIKARRGFN
- the priA gene encoding primosomal protein N', which produces MGYAEVAVNSPIAQRRTFSYSIPPSVNLAVGQALWVPFGSRVLQGIVLQLTNYPGVEETREVVGVIDPHPLLSPVQIELARWISEYYLAPLFDAVALMLPPGFERRLVTYFHLSPEYSSVASASLTPEESQLLNLLEGGGRIALGVLERALGKKKAKLALGQLLSKGLVTRSQEMEGVRVKPRVLPYLHLGVDVEAARQEARRLVARAPKQAALLEFLASRRNSVSLEEVRKAAHFTPAVARALQGKGLISIERVQVWRDPLLDRSFSPSAPPPLTAAQEAALDQIRISLKQPVVGSPAVFLLHGVTGSGKTEVYMQALAEAVTLGKRAIVLVPEISLTPQTIERFASRFPHRVAVLHSKLSLGEQFDEWQRIREGAFDVVIGPRGAIFAPQPDLGLIIIDEEHEWNYKQQEQSPRYHAREVALKLAELSGAVTILGSATPDVETYYRAQTGRYRLLRLPQRITLRGESPLPEVKLVDMREELKAGNRSIFSRLLSRAVAETLSAQEQVILFLNRRGTATFVQCRNCGFVLRCHRCDLALTYHAEEETLVCHQCNYRKPVPTVCPECSSRRIRFLGIGTQRVAEEIAQAFPEARLLRWDRDATGGKDAHERILNKFLSHQADILIGTQMIAKGLDLPLVTLVGVISADTALHFPDIRSCERTFQLLSQVAGRAGRGSSPGRAVVQTYTPEHYAITSGARQDYASFYRQEIGYRRQYKNPPFSRLVSLVHTHTNAEMCRHGAERMHQRLMAKRNSEGIDVNLIGPSPMFFGRIRGRYRWQIILRGADPTRLLAGLPLPRGWVVDVDPIGLL
- a CDS encoding TM2 domain-containing protein; translated protein: MFCRNCGKEITDNTAFCPNCGTRLAAESMEGISPKSRLAATLFAWFLGQFGAHRFYTGKIGTAVVMLVMGIVGWATIWIFGLGLILLIPVWIWALVDFIYAVSGYAKDAEGRIIKHW